From a single Andrena cerasifolii isolate SP2316 chromosome 8, iyAndCera1_principal, whole genome shotgun sequence genomic region:
- the LOC143372384 gene encoding uncharacterized protein LOC143372384 — MSRKRRKPAQRISRRKIRKVKPMKIAALIVSAIQDLRETKGLPSSKIIGYISYASNMAQGRVKRQVKAALKRGVEYGILRRYRGHYFLPTSDELDRANRIAVRFATLPLPHTHSTKSSTISARKIAPLGTQKRSTRLGGCSRKTKRLIKPRPPLITPSISLADTVCNNADL, encoded by the exons ATGTCGCGGAAGAGGAGAAAGCCCGCGCAGAGAATATCGAGGAGAAAGATTCGTAAAGTAAAGCCGATGAAAATTGCTGCGCTGATCGTGTCTGCTATACAGGATCTTCGTGAGACCAAAGGATTACCGTCCAGCAAGATCATAGGTTACATAAGTTATGCATCCAATATGGCTCAGGGACGCGTTAAGCGACAA GTAAAAGCAGCCTTGAAAAGAGGTGTAGAATATGGGATACTGAGAAGATACAGGGGCCATTATTTCCTCCCCACAAGCGACGAGCTAGACCGTGCAAATCGGATCGCCGTGAGATTTGCGACGTTACCACTACCCCATACGCATTCCACAAAATCGAGCACAATTTCTGCCCGTAAAATTGCGCCACTGGGCACTCAGAAAAGGTCGACCAGGTTGGGTGGATGTTCGCGAAAGACCAAACGACTCATCAAACCTCGCCCACCTTTGATCACCCCTAGTATTAGTTTAGCAGACACTGTTTGTAACAATGCTGACTTGTGA
- the LOC143372260 gene encoding uncharacterized protein LOC143372260: protein MEDRATGRGSARPDVREIVRGAARTIGEPGMACGGARTDVRDIIREAARGIVRGAARTIEEPAAAHGAARTIEEPAAAHGAARTIEDPTAAHGGARPDVHDIAIGQGVIRPVTYAAGNTLGVSGMNPRRGNCRSPWIDQETFHFCVRDLRCALKEARLNNMDNRSWRPPRPKKRLNVWTSRVPTAG from the coding sequence ATGGAAGATCGCGCCACGGGTCGCGGAAGCGCTCGGCCAGATGTTCGCGAGATCGTTCGCGGGGCTGCTCGCACCATCGGAGAGCCCGGGATGGCTTGCGGGGGTGCTCGAACAGACGTTCGCGACATCATTCGCGAGGCCGCTCGCGGCATCGTTCGCGGGGCTGCTCGCACCATCGAAGAGCCCGCGGCGGCTCACGGGGCTGCTCGCACCATCGAAGAGCCCGCGGCGGCTCACGGGGCTGCTCGCACCATCGAAGACCCCACGGCGGCTCACGGGGGCGCTCGACCAGACGTTCACGACATCGCCATCGGTCAGGGAGTCATTCGTCCGGTCACTTACGCCGCCGGGAACACTCTGGGCGTGTCAGGCATGAATCCCCGTCGGGGGAATTGCAGGTCACCGTGGATAGATCAGGAAACATTTCATTTCTGCGTTCGCGATCTGCGTTGCGCTCTCAAGGAAGCACGTCTGAACAACATGGACAACCGGAGTTGGAGGCCACCAAGGCCAAAGAAACGCCTCAACGTTTGGACATCACGTGTCCCAACTGCGGGCTAG